The Thermomicrobiales bacterium genome includes a region encoding these proteins:
- a CDS encoding DsrE family protein, whose amino-acid sequence MRIRSEILVNRRTALKGGAGAIAIGALGHSGALAQDATPTPSIPDVPSDFKVVLHAAQEQDWVYVLSNLDNLTAEWPAASLRVVVDGSSVYTLASDNDLSAHLGELTEKGVEVYVCPNALKEHKIDIGEIPSWAKTDLGGVVALVQAMNQGFRYIKP is encoded by the coding sequence ATGCGAATTCGTTCAGAGATCCTGGTCAATCGCCGAACGGCCTTGAAGGGCGGGGCTGGAGCCATCGCCATTGGAGCGCTCGGTCATTCCGGCGCATTGGCTCAGGATGCCACGCCAACGCCCTCGATCCCTGATGTGCCCAGCGATTTCAAAGTCGTGCTGCATGCCGCGCAGGAGCAGGACTGGGTCTATGTCCTGTCCAATCTCGACAACCTGACCGCAGAATGGCCGGCGGCGAGTCTGCGGGTCGTGGTGGACGGAAGCTCGGTGTACACGCTTGCCAGTGACAACGACCTGAGCGCGCATTTGGGTGAGCTGACCGAAAAGGGCGTCGAGGTCTACGTCTGTCCGAACGCGCTCAAAGAGCACAAGATCGATATCGGCGAGATTCCATCCTGGGCCAAGACCGATCTCGGCGGAGTCGTTGCCCTGGTC